The Enterobacter oligotrophicus sequence CCAGACGCCCGTTGTTGTTTTCAATCAGGGCGTTGGCCGCGCTCAGAATGTTGCTGGTTGAACGGTAGTTCTGCTCCAGACGGATGGTCTGCGCACCGGGGAAATCGTTAAGGAAGCGCTGGATATTTTCCACCTGCGCACCACGCCAGCCGTAGATGGACTGGTCGTCATCGCCCACGATCATCACCTTGCTGGTATCACCGGCCAGCAGGCGGACCCACGCGTACTGAATGTTGTTGGTATCCTGGAATTCGTCCACCAGGATATTAGTGAAGCGTTCGCGGTAGTGCTGCAGAATGTGCGGCTTGTTGAGCCACAGCTCGTGCGCGCGCAGCAGCAGCTCGGCGAAATCCACCAGACCGGCGCGATCGCACGCTTCCTGGTAGGCCTTATAGACATTCTGCCAGGTCTGCTCGACCGGGTTACCGAAGCTCTGAATATGATGCGGGCGCAGCCCTTCATCTTTCTGGCCGTTGATGTACCACATCGCCTGACGCGGCGGCCACTGCTTCTCGTCGAGGTTCATCGCCTTGATCAGGCGCTTCAGCAGACGGAGCTGATCTTCGCTGTCGAGGATCTGGAAATCCTGCGGCAGGTTGGCGTCCATATGGTGCGCGCGCAACAGACGGTGCGCCAGACCGTGGAAGGTGCCAACCCACATGCCGCCCTGGCTGGTGCCCATCAGCTGTGCGATACGGTGGCGCATTTCTGCCGCCGCCTTGTTGGTAAACGTCACCGCCATGATGGAGTACGGCGAGCAGTTTTCCACGCTCTGCAGCCAGGCGATACGGTGAACCAGCACGCGCGTCTTACCACTGCCCGCTCCAGCCAGCACCAGCATGTTGGTGCGCGAGGCGGCAACCGCGTCACGCTGTTTGTCATTAAGGCTGTCGAGCAGGTAAGAAACGTCCATTGGCACCGTCACGTCATGTCGGGCAGGCGAATGTTTTCATTCGCCAAAACCCTGTTAATTTATACAGAACAATTGATGATTATATCAGCGTCGTGAGGGATGCCAACCGTGAAATTTCCACGTGCGGCAGAAGACGGCTGTCGGGGGTTATCATCAGGTCAGCGTTTTCCGGCTTGATCCAGCAGGCCTGCATGCCGCAGCGGATCGCCCCGGCCACGTCCGTGGTCAGGTCATCGCCCACGTGCAGGATCTCGCCGAGAGGCAAATCCAGTTTTTCTGCCGCCAGGTGATACATGTCGCTGAATGGCTTCGAACGCCCGTGCGGGCCCGCGCGCAGCACGAACTCAAAGTAATCGCCAAGACCAAACAGTTCAGGCTGGGCATTGCCGTTGGTGATCGCCACCAGCGGCCACTTATCCGCCAGTTTTGCCAGCATATCGTGCGTCTCCTGCGGCACGTCAATGCGGCTGCGCCATTTGGCGAAGTTCTCCATCGACGCTTCCGCACCAATGGCCGCCTCGCGCGCGCTCAGGCCGACGTTAAGCATCGCCTGTTCCACCGCGCGGCGACGCCATTCGGTGACATCGTGATAAATCTCCGGCTCGGTCTCCCGCAGGGACTGACGCAGTTGCTGAAAATCTTTGTTCTGCAATGTTTTCAATGCAGGATGATAATTCTGCACAAACGCCAGCGATTCTTGTTCAGTACGCAGGATCACCGGGCGGTTGTCATAAAGGGTGTCATCAAGGTCAAACGTCAGGGCTGAGATCTGACCGAGTGGGCGGTAAAAACGCATTATTTCCCCCGTTTGGCGCGTGGATGCGCCGCGTCATACACCGAGGCAAGGTGTTGAAAGTCTAAGTGGGTGTAAATTTGAGTGGTCGACAGATTCGCATGGCCGAGAAGCTCCTGCACACCGCGCAGGTCGCTGCTTGATTCCAGCATGTGCGTCGCAAACGAGTGGCGCAGTTTGTGCGGATGAACGTGGCTGTTCAGCCCCTGCCTGATGCCCCACTCTGCAAAACGCTTCTGCACGTTACGCGCGGAAATCCGCTTGCCGAGTTTCGACAGGAACAGCGCGTTTTCTTCTGCACCAAACAGCCCACGCAGGTCAAGCCAGTGCTCAATCCAGGCGACGGCGTTGCGGCCAATCGGCAGGCGGCGCTCTTTGCTGCCCTTACCCATCACCCACACTTCGCCGGATTCCAGATCGAGGTGTTTTACGTCGAGGTTCACCAGTTCAGACAAACGCAGCCCGGCTCCGTACATCACCTCCAGCATGGCGCGGTCGCGCACGGCCAGCGGATCGTTAAGATCGATATCCAGCAGGCGGTTTACGTCGTCGACGTCGATATTTTTAGGCAGATGGCGCGGGGCTTTTGGCGTGGCGATACCTTTCGCCGGGTTGGCTTTTAAACGCCCCTGGCTCACCAGCCAGTCGAAGAAACTGCGCAGCGCAGAGAGCCTGAGCGCAAGGCTGGCCGGGCTTAAGTTTTTTTTACGGCTACGCACAACGAACCCGCGTACCGTGGCAGCGTCACAGTGTTGCCAGCTTTTCAGGCCGATCTCGTCGGCAATCTGCATGATGGCATCAAGCTGACGCTGATAGTTCAGCAACGTAATGGGGCTTAACTGACGTTCAACGCCCAGATAGCGCAGAAAGCGCGTGACGTCAGTGCCGAGTAATTCGTCCGTCATACGCGCTCAATCCAGCGCTCCAGCAGCTCAGGCAGCATCAGGGCAAGCTCCTGCAGCAGGTGCGTGCCTTGCCCCTGCTCATAATGATGCGCGTCGCGACTGGTGAATAACATCACGCCCAGATCGCCGTCGCGCCCCATCAGCGACATCGCCACCGAGCCAATCGCTTTGGCTTCCGGCAACACCACCAGCAGCTCGGGTCCATTCAACGGCCCCAGATAGTGGTGCTCATGTCCCAGACGCTGGATACGCAGTGGCTCAAATGCCTGACGGCTCAGCGCCAGGTGGGTAAAACTGGACGGCGCGTTAATGCGCCAGCGGTCAGGGAAGAGACGAATCGTCGCACCTGCCAGACCCAGCTCACGCGCCCAGCGGTGGAAACGGCTGAGAAACTCGTCAAGGCTGTGCGCCGAAGCCAGACGCGCCTGCAGATGCAACAGCCGATAGAACAGGCTTTCATTATTGTTGGCCTGCTCCATCAGCAGCGTCATGTTCTCTTCGAGCTGATTGATATGCTTGCGCGAGCGTGCCATGTGCCATTCGACCAGCGACACGGTTTCGCGAACCGGATGCGGCACGCGCATCTGTTCGACGACGCGTGCATTGCGGATAAAAAACTCAGGATTGTTCAGCAGGTAATCAACAACAGCTCTGTCGTCCAGTTCCGTCACTGTTTCCTGCAGTTCTTCCCCTGGTTGTTTCATAGATGGATAAACCCGTCATAAACATGTGCCGCCGGGCCAGTCATATACAGTGGATGACCCGGTCCTTTCCAGGCGATATCAAGACGCCCGCCTGGTAATTCCACGCGAACCTCTTCTGCCAGTAACCCCTGGGAGATGCCTACCGCCACGGCAGCACAGGCACCGCTTCCGCAGGCCTGCGTTTCGCCCGCGCCGCGCTCGTAAACCCGCAGGCGGATGTGCTCACGCTTCACCACCTGCATGAAGCCGATATTTGCCCGCTCCGGGAAACGTTCGTGGCCTTCCAGCACCGGACCGAGGGCTTCGACCGCAGCAGTATCGACATCATCAACCTGAATCACGCAGTGCGGGTTACCCATCGAGACGACGCCGCACAATACTGTCTGCTCGGCCGCACGCATAATATAGGTCTTTTCCGCTTTGTTTGCGCGAAACGGCACGGAGGACGGCTCAAAGTTCGGCTCGCCCATATTCACGCGCACCAGTTCGTCATCGGTGACGCTGAGCACCATACGGCCATTCGCGGTGCTGACGCGGATATCACGCTTGTTGGTCAGCCCTTTCAGGCGAACAAAGCGGGCAAAACAGCGCGCGCCGTTACCGCACTGGGAGACTTCACTGCCGTCTGCATTAAAGATGCGGTAGTGGAAATCAAGGTCAGGATCGTAAGGGGGTTCAACCACCAGCAGCTGATCAAACCCCACGCCCAGATGCCGGTCCGCCAGGCGACGGATTAGCTCAGGGGAGAAAAAGACATTCTGCGTTACCGCGTCGACGACCATAAAGTCGTTGCCAAGGCCATGCATTTTAGAGAACTGCATTATTTGCTCCATTGCGCGGGTACAGAACGTAATTGTCAGTAATTCACCTGGGTTGGGCCGCCATTGTCGCCACGATCGTTCGTGTCCGGCGTCGAAGACTCAATACCGCTTTGTACAGGTTTCGTTGGTGGCGGTGCGGTTTTATCCGCTGGCGGGAAGTAAAGCGGTCCCTTCAGTCCACAGCCAGTCAGGCTAAACAGAGTGATGAGAACGGCAAGCGTTCGGAAAACGTTTTTCATTAGTTGTTGCCCGTAAGTTCAAATCTGTTTCTATCATCGCAGGAGAAGACACAAAAGCAAGAGTTTGCCGCTTTCCTGCAACGGGAATTATTTAGCGTTATACTGCCGCCATCACGAAAAACAGGAACAAAACCATGAACGACAGTGAATTCCATCGCCTTGCCGACACCCTGTGGATGACCATTGAAGAACGTCTCGACGACTGGGACGGCGACAGCGATATCGATTGTGAAATCAACGGCGGCATCCTGACCCTGAGCTTCGAAAACGGCAGCAAAATTATTATCAACCGTCAGGAGCCGCTTCACCAGGTGTGGCTGGCAGCGAAACAGGGCGGCTATCACTTCGATCTGAAGGGTGACGAGTGGATTTGCGACCGTAGCGGCGAAACGTTCTGGGATTTGCTGGAGCAGGCGGCCACGGCGCAGGCAGGTGAGGCAGTTAGTTTCAGGTAGTCTTGTTGCCCGGTGGCGGCGACGCCTTACCGGGCCTACAACGGCTCGAACCGTAGGCCGGGTAAGCATGAGCGCCACCCGGCAACAGCGACTCGAACCGTAGGCCGGGTAAGCATGAGCGCCACCCGGCAACAGCGACTCGGGCCGTAGGCCGGGTAAGCGCCAGCGCCACCCGGCTGAAAAATCAGGAGAAATACTGCTGCAACAGCGGTGCAGTATCCTGGCTCGCTGGCACCGCTGGCGCTATCGCCTGAGTACGGAACGGGATCACCTGTGCACGCCCGTCGACGTTCACAATCTGGTAGAACTGCGGCAGGTTGAAGTTGATAAAGCTCGAACCGTAGGTAAAGCGGTCGTGTGACGACGAATAGAAGCGGCTGACGTCACGCACCAGTTCCTCTTTACTGCCTTCACAGTGGTGATACACCTCGGCGCGGTTGGTCTCATCCAGAATGTAGATGTTGAAACCGGCATCATCGCCCGACTCTTCGAAGAAGAACTGAATAATCCCTTCACTCGCAAAGCCATCCACTACCTGCGGCAGTTTGACGTGGTTAGTTTCCACCTGAACAGACAGACCATGCAGCTTGTTGTGTGAAATCGCGCCGTAGAACTCAATGGCGTTTTCCAGCTTCTGTACCGACACATTCAGGCGCTCGAAGAACAGGCCCCAGGTCTGGCCTGAGACGCGCAGCGCCTTAAAGCGTCCGGTTTCATTCCGGGTACTGGAAAGACGCAGTTCAATGCACTCAGAAACCAGTTGCTGCACGCGGGTACGAATCAAACCGCGCAGGTGCTGGCTGTAGCAGAACACGTCGACGCTGTCCGGCGGCGCGGCGTCCTGGTGCATCTTGCCGAGAATCGTTTTCAGCGCTTCGATCATCGCCTGCTCGCCGTTGAAGTGCAGGGTACGCACTTCGTTCCACGAGTTGCGGTACAGCAGGTCGACGCTGCCCACCAGGCAGTTTTGCTGCTCGCCAAAGCTGAAGACGTCCAGCTTGCGGAAATCAAAATGAACCACCTGATTGCGGAAGGCCGCCGTCGGGTCGTACTCCAGGTTGACGATGATCGCCAGATGGCGGATCTCGCACGGGCTGTAGAGCGCTTTTGGCGTCGGCGCAGGCAGACGCAGCGGGAAGTGGTGCGAAACATCCGCCACCATTTCCTGCAGCTTGGCTAAATCCACCACCTCGTTGCCTTTGATAAACAGGCGAGTGCGCGAGGTCAACAGGCCATTAAACCAGGCCCAGGCCACCAGCTTGTTCAGGTAACGGTTATATTCCAGCGGCTGATGGCTGATGATCGAGTCCATGCTTGGCGCACGGTTGTAGAGATACCATCCGGTGCGATTCGCGCGGCCCGGTGGCACATAGATAAAGGTCAGGTTGGGTTCTGACAGGTCTGGTGAAATTTGCGGGTTCACCAGGGTAACTTTACCCGGCAGCGCTTCAAATGCGGCGTACAGTTTACGGGTCAGGACACCGATATCCTGCGGGCTGGCGGAAACGCTGAGGTTGTTACGGCGGGCAAAGCGGATCAGGTTACGGTAGCTTTGCATCATCGCGTCGAGCAGTTCATTGTGCGCTTCACGCACCTGATCGATTTTCCAGTTGGCGCGGTTGTCGAGCATGGACAAGCGTTCGTCGTCCCATCCCCACTCTTTGACTAACTGACTGACCACTTCGCGACGCCAGCCAACGCAAGCGCGTTCACGGCTCAACTTCTCACAGACTTTGAGATAAAAACATCGACGCACCAGGTCGAGACGCGTGGTGTCATCAATGGCTTTTAGGTATTCGGTGACGCGTTCCAGCATCATGCAGTAGGCATCCAGCCCGTAGGAGACAATCTCCCCGTCGTGCAGACGCTGCTTGATATCTTTCGCCAGCAGGCGCGGCGTCGGGTATTCCCAGGAGTAGGCTTCGAGCAGCAGCGTTTTCAGCACCGCTTTATACGGTGAGTCGATACTCTTGTAGAGCTGCCAGAGGCTCGCGCCAAAATACTCTTCTGCGGACAAGGAGCTAAGCCCGCCGAGATCCAGCCATTCGTTTGGCGTCAGTACGCCCTGCGAATAGAGCGACATGACGTAATCATCGTAATGCTCTTCTTCATCGCACGGCACCATATTCCACAGAATACGCTTCCCGGCGAGGCGAACAGCGGTACGGTAAAATTCATCCAGCAATAAGATGTGCTGAGTCGAGCCACAGTCTTCGCCACCGAGACTGCCGCTTTCGTTATGGCGGAAACGGTTTTCATCAATCAGGAAGAAGCTCACTTCCACACCGAGCGAGGCCGCCCAGCTCTCCAGCAGGCTGCATTTACGCTGCAACAGCTGGCGCTCTTCGTTATCGAGCCAGGATTGATGGCAGACCCAGATATCCAGGTCAGAGGAACAGCTTTGCCCTACCGATGAGGTACTTCCCATGGTGTAAACGCCGGTGATCGGCAATTCGCCTTTCGGGGATTCCTGTGGCGGCATGCCACGGTAGAGTTCCAGCTCGTTCAGATAATGCTGTTGGGTTTCATCAGGCGTGAAAAGGCAGATGCCCTGGGGAACGTTACCATCGAGGTAACCCGGCATCAGCGGGTGGTGATAGTGCAATAAAGTCGGCAGCAGACTGTAAACCTGCTGGAAAGCAGGCCCCATGGCAGCAAGCGCGCGATCCACACGCAGTTGATTTATGGCATCCAGTCTCTGTTTTAAAGTC is a genomic window containing:
- the cyaA gene encoding class I adenylate cyclase — encoded protein: MYLYIETLKQRLDAINQLRVDRALAAMGPAFQQVYSLLPTLLHYHHPLMPGYLDGNVPQGICLFTPDETQQHYLNELELYRGMPPQESPKGELPITGVYTMGSTSSVGQSCSSDLDIWVCHQSWLDNEERQLLQRKCSLLESWAASLGVEVSFFLIDENRFRHNESGSLGGEDCGSTQHILLLDEFYRTAVRLAGKRILWNMVPCDEEEHYDDYVMSLYSQGVLTPNEWLDLGGLSSLSAEEYFGASLWQLYKSIDSPYKAVLKTLLLEAYSWEYPTPRLLAKDIKQRLHDGEIVSYGLDAYCMMLERVTEYLKAIDDTTRLDLVRRCFYLKVCEKLSRERACVGWRREVVSQLVKEWGWDDERLSMLDNRANWKIDQVREAHNELLDAMMQSYRNLIRFARRNNLSVSASPQDIGVLTRKLYAAFEALPGKVTLVNPQISPDLSEPNLTFIYVPPGRANRTGWYLYNRAPSMDSIISHQPLEYNRYLNKLVAWAWFNGLLTSRTRLFIKGNEVVDLAKLQEMVADVSHHFPLRLPAPTPKALYSPCEIRHLAIIVNLEYDPTAAFRNQVVHFDFRKLDVFSFGEQQNCLVGSVDLLYRNSWNEVRTLHFNGEQAMIEALKTILGKMHQDAAPPDSVDVFCYSQHLRGLIRTRVQQLVSECIELRLSSTRNETGRFKALRVSGQTWGLFFERLNVSVQKLENAIEFYGAISHNKLHGLSVQVETNHVKLPQVVDGFASEGIIQFFFEESGDDAGFNIYILDETNRAEVYHHCEGSKEELVRDVSRFYSSSHDRFTYGSSFINFNLPQFYQIVNVDGRAQVIPFRTQAIAPAVPASQDTAPLLQQYFS
- the xerC gene encoding tyrosine recombinase XerC, giving the protein MTDELLGTDVTRFLRYLGVERQLSPITLLNYQRQLDAIMQIADEIGLKSWQHCDAATVRGFVVRSRKKNLSPASLALRLSALRSFFDWLVSQGRLKANPAKGIATPKAPRHLPKNIDVDDVNRLLDIDLNDPLAVRDRAMLEVMYGAGLRLSELVNLDVKHLDLESGEVWVMGKGSKERRLPIGRNAVAWIEHWLDLRGLFGAEENALFLSKLGKRISARNVQKRFAEWGIRQGLNSHVHPHKLRHSFATHMLESSSDLRGVQELLGHANLSTTQIYTHLDFQHLASVYDAAHPRAKRGK
- the yigB gene encoding 5-amino-6-(5-phospho-D-ribitylamino)uracil phosphatase YigB, producing the protein MRFYRPLGQISALTFDLDDTLYDNRPVILRTEQESLAFVQNYHPALKTLQNKDFQQLRQSLRETEPEIYHDVTEWRRRAVEQAMLNVGLSAREAAIGAEASMENFAKWRSRIDVPQETHDMLAKLADKWPLVAITNGNAQPELFGLGDYFEFVLRAGPHGRSKPFSDMYHLAAEKLDLPLGEILHVGDDLTTDVAGAIRCGMQACWIKPENADLMITPDSRLLPHVEISRLASLTTLI
- the cyaY gene encoding iron donor protein CyaY; the protein is MNDSEFHRLADTLWMTIEERLDDWDGDSDIDCEINGGILTLSFENGSKIIINRQEPLHQVWLAAKQGGYHFDLKGDEWICDRSGETFWDLLEQAATAQAGEAVSFR
- the dapF gene encoding diaminopimelate epimerase encodes the protein MQFSKMHGLGNDFMVVDAVTQNVFFSPELIRRLADRHLGVGFDQLLVVEPPYDPDLDFHYRIFNADGSEVSQCGNGARCFARFVRLKGLTNKRDIRVSTANGRMVLSVTDDELVRVNMGEPNFEPSSVPFRANKAEKTYIMRAAEQTVLCGVVSMGNPHCVIQVDDVDTAAVEALGPVLEGHERFPERANIGFMQVVKREHIRLRVYERGAGETQACGSGACAAVAVGISQGLLAEEVRVELPGGRLDIAWKGPGHPLYMTGPAAHVYDGFIHL
- the lptM gene encoding LPS translocon maturation chaperone LptM, with the translated sequence MKNVFRTLAVLITLFSLTGCGLKGPLYFPPADKTAPPPTKPVQSGIESSTPDTNDRGDNGGPTQVNY
- a CDS encoding DUF484 domain-containing protein, whose protein sequence is MKQPGEELQETVTELDDRAVVDYLLNNPEFFIRNARVVEQMRVPHPVRETVSLVEWHMARSRKHINQLEENMTLLMEQANNNESLFYRLLHLQARLASAHSLDEFLSRFHRWARELGLAGATIRLFPDRWRINAPSSFTHLALSRQAFEPLRIQRLGHEHHYLGPLNGPELLVVLPEAKAIGSVAMSLMGRDGDLGVMLFTSRDAHHYEQGQGTHLLQELALMLPELLERWIERV